The Stigmatella aurantiaca DW4/3-1 genome contains the following window.
GAGGCTGGGTGTGGGCGTGGAGCTCCCGGTCGATGATGAGCGTCCGCACTCCATCCTGTCCCAGGTAGTTGGCGGTGATGCCCCCGACGGGACCACACCCCACGATGATTACGTCGACAGTCTCAGCGGACATCACATCTCCGGGAAGAGGAGTCCCGTCTCACGGCGGGAAACAGGCTCGGAAGTCTAACGGATGTCCGGAATTCTTCGCGTCTCACGCCCTGGCCGGTGGGCAGACAACATGGGTCTTCGCTCGCTGGCTCCCTCCATGGGCACGCGGTGGAGCGTCCGGGGGTGCCGGGGCGCGCTCGCACGCCCGGCTGAACCCTCGATCCATGGCGGGAATCTCCCGAAAAACAGGATAGGCCGTGTTTACAGCACCAGGCCCCGGTCCCGGGCCAGTTTGATGAGCGGGCTGACATCCTTCTTGAGCCGCTCGGCCAGGTCGGCCGTCACCCCGTCGATGCTCTTGTGCACCGCGAAGTTGTCGTAGGTGCGCGTGAAGATGATCATCCCCGAGATGACGACGCGCTGGAGGCTGTTCTGCAGCTCCGAGCCCTCGATGATGAGGTTGATGGCCTCGCAGTAGGGCCGCAGCTCCGCCAAGAGCGTGTTGAGGTTGTTGCGCTCCTCGGCGTTGGGGACCTTCGACTTCGAGTCGATGGAGCCGACGTAGATGAGCGGCTGGCCAATCCGCTGCTGGGCGGCGGCGACGAGCGACACCACCGCGGCGACGGTGTCCTTGGATGGCGGCTGGGGATACCGGGCGAAGAAGATCCGGTCGATCACATCTGATTTGAATGCAGTAGTCACAACGCCCTCACTCCTCGACAAGTAACGAGGGCCTGGGGCCGCCGGAGAGGGTACGGGCGGTAGAAGGCAAGCCCTCTTCGAGGGCTTCATCCTGCACCAAGGCGAGGGAAGGTGGAAAGGAAACTCCCCACCCTCCGGGAATGCAGGTTCTACATGGTTGATGTGCTTACTGGGCCGGCGGGCGAGCCGTCCACAACTCCACATCTCCGACATAGCTGTCCCACTGGCGCAGGGTGCCGTCGGCGGCCACGCGCAGCAGGGTCAGGAAGCGGCGCAGCAGCGTCTCGTTGTGAAGGTGCTTGGACAGCAGGTCCAGGTTGCCTTGCCAGTGTCCGTCCTCGCCGCCGTCGTACTCGATGTGCGAGCTGAGGAAGCGGGTAGCCTTTTGTGGGTCCTTGACGCCCCAAGAGGCCACGCACGCGTTGAGCTTCTCCATGAAGCCGGGGGCCAGGTGCCCCGTGACGCCCTCGGCGGCCAGGGGCGCCACCAGCAGCAGCAGCGGGTCCTGGTAGAAGCCGATGGCGCTCTCCTGCGAGGCCATGAACTGGCGCGAGGGCAGGTTGGGCTGGGCAATCTCCTTCACGTACGTGGGGTTCTCGCCCAGGTGCTCCAGGTCGCGCTCGATGATGATTTCATGGTTCACCTCGCCGGTGAGGTGGCTGATGAAGTGCGTGCGCAGCTCCGTGGTGGGGGAATAGCCCACGCAGCGGCCCAGCAGCCGCGTGGTGAAGCGCACGAACAGGTGAAGTTGGGTGAGCGCGTAGATGTACTGCTCGCGGGTGAGGGTGCCGGCGTCCACCGCGGTGAAGAAGCGCGCGCTCGTCACCGGGGTGAAGAGCTGGTGTTGCAGGGTGTCGAGAATCTCGTGCACCAGGAACGACGGGGCCAGGGGCTGTCCGGCCTGGGCGGCCTCCTCGGAGGTCTGGTGCAGAAGAAGGTCCAGGCGCTGCGACTTGGCCCGGAAGGCGCCCTTGCCGGGCACGTCCACGCGCGCCACGTTCGCCAGGCTCACCAGGCCATAGCGGCGCGCGGTGGGGGTGTCATCGTCCGTCATCAGGAAGGCGGCCACGTCGCGGCCCCACGAGCGGGCCGTGCGCAGCGCGGCGTACATCAGAACGGCCTGGGTGCCCGCCGGCGCATCCGGCGCCACGTGCACGCGGGTGAAGTAGGCGGCGCGCTCCAGCGCGCTCGGGGCCAGGCGGGTGCGCGTCTGGAAGTCCGTGCCTTCCGCGGCCAGCACGCTGGCGAAGGCCAGGGCACGCCCCGAGGCGCGGTCCACCACCGCCACATCCTGACCCAGGGTGTGGGCCAGGCTCTCGGGGGCCAGGAACTCCGCGGCCGCGGACGTCGCCAGCGTCGCCAGCAGGGACGGTTGCGCTTGCGGTACCCGATCGATGACCACGTCCAGCTTGTCGGTGGCCTTGTACGTCACCACTTGGGGCCTTGCCCGGGTCTGCCAGAGTGGGGAAGACTTCGACGTTTGGGTAGCGGTCATGGGGAGCACTCCTGAGAAGCAGCGAGAAGGGGAGGACTGGAGGGCCCCATTATCGCCGACATCCCGGATCAGATTTCAATAGAGGCGTGAAATTTTCACATCCCCACTATTCTGATCCCACCGACGGACGGTGAGTGAAGGTAGGTTTTTCTCCCCGTTGTTCCCCCTCAGGGCCGGGGGAAGACGACCTTGGAGCCCCCCGACGTCGAGACGTGGCGCTGGGAGGGCTGGGTCTCCACGTGGATGCTGCTGCCGCCGCTGGCCTCGGCCTCGACGCGGTCGGTGGGGTTGGCCTTCACGCGGGTGCCGCCGCTGGCCTCGGCCTCCAGGGCCTTGAGGCGCAGCGCCTGGCCGTGGACCTCGGAGCCGCCGCTGGCCTCCACCTGGAGCACGTCCGCGCGTCCCTTCAGCGTCACCTCGGCCCCGCCGCTGGCCTCCACCTCGACCTTCGCCGAGTCCAGGCCGTCCACGGACACCTCGCCCCCGCCGCTGGCCTCGATGGTGAAGGTGGGGGTGGCGGCGAGGTGGGCCTCCACCGAAGCGCCGCTCGAGGCCTCCAGGTGCGTCACCGACGGGCTGGAGAGGGTGAGGAGCACCCCACCCCCCCGGCCCTTGGCCATCGTCACCACCAGGTTGCCGTCGTCCACCGTGGTCCGCACCCGCGCCACCGCGTCCTCGTCCCCGGAGATGCGCACGGACTTGGGGCCCACGCTCACGCGGGCCTTGATGCCGCTGCTCACCGAGACGCCCTGGAAGTCATCGACCTCGCGCGTCTGCTCCTGAGCGAAGGCGCTGAAGGACAGGCACAGGGAGGGAAGCAGCAGGGCGGCATGGAGGGACTTCATGAGGACTCCCGGGAGGAAGGGGCCCTTGTGGGCCCGGGTGCCCGGCGGTACGCACGGGCCGGGGAGCCATTGCCTCGAGGTCCGGGGCTGGGCCGGCGGGGGCGGCTAGTCCGGGGCGAGCTGGTCCAGGTTCACCCGGACCGAGCTGGTCTCCCCGCGCTTCACTTCCACCGCGAGCCGCAGGTTCTTGCCGTTGGGGTGGACGAGCCGCAGGGAGTGCCGGCCGGACTGGAAGTCCAGGTTGAAGAAGGGGGTCTCCCCCAGGAAGCGTTTGCCCAGGTAGACCTTCGCATACGGGTCGGTGACGAGGGTGAGCCAGCCCATCCCGGTGTCGGCCGGAGCGGGCGCGGGCTGCGCGGCCGTCTTCGTTTCCTTGCGAGTCCGCTGCTTGGAGGGGCGCGGCGTCTCCTGAGCGGGGGGCAACCCGGAGGGCTTGGCGGCCTCCTCCTCGTCGGCGGGGCTGTCCTCGGGGGCACTGTCCGGGGAGGGAGCGGTGGGCGCGGACCCCTGGGCCTCGGACGGAAGGGGCGCTGCCGGAGAGGGCGCTGCCGGAGGGGGCTTGGGGGCCACCCCCAGTGCCTCGGGGGCTGGGGCCACGGGAGGTTCCGCGGGAGGGGGTTGGGCGGGCGCCGGTTCGGCCGCGGGCTTGGCCATGGGCTTGAGTGGCTCCAGCAAGCCGCGCGGTGGATGGGCCTCCTCGGCCCAGAAGGCCTCCAGGGGGTGCACCTCCCACCCGAGCGCCACCGCGACCGCGAGGCCACCGCCCACCAGCAGCAGCAGGGCCCCTCCCGCGATGAGCCCCCAGCGGCCTTTCCGCTTCGAGCCGACCCCGGCGTACGAGCTCGTGGCGGCGTTCGCATCCTCCTCGTCGGGGATGAGCGTCTCGTTGGTGTCAGCGGTTGGCTCGTCGCCCCCCATCATGGGCAGGACTTGGTGGGGACGGGTGACGAGCTCCTCCGTGTTGGACTCCTCCTCGACGGGCGGAGCCGAGGGCCGGGACGGGGAAGGCCGGGCCTGGAAGTTGCCCGAGGCGCGGGGAACGCGTTCGCTGGAGGCCGAGCGCGGCCGGGACGGCGGCCCCTTGCGGAGGGTCTCTTCGGTGGGGGGAGGCGTGGGCTCCGGGGAAGGCGCCGGGGGTGCTGGGCGCCTCGGGGCCACCGGCTCCGGGGTCGAGCGGCGGGAGGCTTCCGGCGCCGTCACGGAGGGGAGCGCGCCATTGGTGCGCCGGCGCGCAGGGGCCTCTGGCGCCGTCACGGAGGGGAGCGCGCCCTGCGTGGGCCGGCGCGGAGAAGGCGGCGAGGGCGGCCGAACCTGGGTCTCTTGAGCGGGCGACTGGGAGGCGACCTGGGTCTCCTCGGACATGGAGGGCCGGGTCGCGGCGGGCAGCGTCAACGCGGAGGCCGAGGCCATCCGGGGAGGGCTGGGCAGCGCGGGGGTGATCTGCGGCAGGCCGGAGGGGACGGGGGGCTCGGGGATCGACGGAAGGGCGAAGATCTGCGACAGGTGCACCTCGCCGGTGGTGTCGCCGCTCAGGTCCTGGCCGGACATCAGCAACTGCCGGGTCTGCTCGCGCCGCTCGGAGAACAGGCGCTGCATCAGCTCGCCGATCTGCTCCGGGTGCCAGATGAGGGGGCCCACGGCCCGCTCCAGCGCGCGCGCGAACTCCAGCGTCGTGGCGTAGCGGTCCTCGCGCCTGCGGGCCAGGGCCTTGAGCACGATGGCATCCAGCTCCGGGGGCACCGCCTTGTTGGCGCGCGAAGGGGGAGGCACCTGGCCGTGCAGCACCGCGCCCGCGCCCGCCTCGGGCGTCTTCGCATGGAACAGGCGCAGGCCGGTGAGGCACTCGTGCAGCACCACGCCCAGGCTGAACAAGTCGCTCCGGGCATCCAGCGGCTCGCCGAGCAACTGCTCCGGGGACATGTACCCGCTGGTGCCCTTCACCATGCCCACCTGGGTGCGGCCCCGCCGCGCCAGGCTCTTGGCGATGCCGAAGTCCAGGAGCTTGGTGACGCCCTCGTACGTCACCATGATGTTCTTCTCGGCCACGTCCCGGTGGACGACGGGCGAGGGCCTGCCCAGCGGATCCGTGAAGGTATGGGCGTAGTGCAGCGCCAGCGCCGTGTCGCGGGCGGACGCCAGGGACAGCCCCATGGGAATGGCCTGCTGGGCGAGCCGGCACGCCTTGGCCACCTCCACCAGCGTGGCGCCCGGCACGAACTCCAGCGCCAGGAACAGCTCCCCCTCGGCCACATCCAGATCGAACACCTGGGCGATGTGCGGGTGGTTGAAGGCGGCCGTCACCTTCGCCTCGTCCAGGAACATCCGGACGAATTCCTCCTCCCCCTTGATGTCCGGGAGGATCTGCTTGAGCACCACCAGCTTGCGAAAACCCGCCAGGCCCCGCTGGGAAGCGAGGAAAATCTCCGCCATTCCGCCCGTGGACAGGCGGCAGAGCACCTCGTATTTGCCCAGTTTCCGGCCGCTGAAAGCGTCCGGTGTGAGCGGCAGCGTGGACCCGGCCATGTGAGGAAGAGGAGTCTATACCGCAAGATCGCCCCTTTTCGGAGGGACGCGGTGCGGCATTCCCACCCCTCCCCGCGAGACCAGATCCAGCCCCGGCGGTCTTCTTCAATTGGATCTGAACCTTCTGAAACCGTAACCCCTGGATTTTTCGTGGGGTAGACAGCGACCCCGCAATGACCCAGAATTCCAGGAACAGATCGCATCCGCTGAGTCCCCGGGGGGGGTCCTTCACGGACGGGGCGATCCAAAAAGGCCGGAAAGTGAACATTTCAAGGGCCTCAAAGGCCGAACGCCGTGCGGACCATGTGCGGAGTACCGCACACCCAAAAAGCAGTGGACCTTGCCCTTGGGTCCGAGGCAGATGCGCCCCTGAGAAAAGCTGCTAACCCTGAGAGAGAAAAATTCCCTTAGGGGAATATTGCAGAACCGTGATATGAAATTGTTCTGCTATAACGAAAAAGTTTCTTCCATCGGTCACGGAGCTCCCATGCAGGCGGACAACCGGATGTCGACCCGTGAGGCTATCCTGGGCTACCGGATGGGAACGGCATTGTCGGCGGTCGCGTCCTTCGGCGATGAGCAAGGTTCCGAGGGCCGGTTGGTGCAACTGTCGCTGGAGCATCTGACACTGCACATGGCCTCGTGCACCTCGCTGCGCCCGGGCCAGGCGGCCTCGGTGGTGCTGGGGCTGGGCAACCGGTGCACCCCGTCGCTCCAGGCCGAGGTGATGGACGTCTCCATGGGCGGCCCGGAGATGTCGCCCGAGCTGAGCCTGCGCTTTGTGGCGCCCCCCTTGGACACGGGCCGTCAGATCGTCTCCGCGCTGGAGATGCTGCGCGAGAACGGCCACCTGGTGGTGCCCGAGGCGCGGCCGGTGTGGAAGGAAGTCATCACCCGCCAGGAGCGCATCCTGCGCATCAGCGAGGCGCTGGCGGCGCGCCGCACGCGCGGCGTGGCGCGGCTGGAGGATGGCACCCGCGTGGAGGTCCGCGCGGCCCTGTTCGACAAGTACGATGGGACCATTGGCTGGGCGGCCGAGGTGCCCCTGCCCGCGCGCCCCTTCACCATGGAGGCCTTCGGCTACAGCTCGGTGCTGCACTTCCGGGTGGATCAGGCCCGCGAGGAGGATGGGCTGTGGGTGATGCCGCTGCCGGTGGAGCTGACGCGCTTCCGCCACCGCTGGCTGCGCCGGGCCCCCATCACCATCGACTGCTTCCTGTCCTTCAGCCACCCGCTCTGGCCGCAGGTGAGCGTGCGCCGCTCGCTGATGGACATCTCCTACGAGGGCCTGTCCTTCATGACGGAGCCCGGCGAGGACCTGCTCTACCCGGGCATGCGCGTGCCGGTGATGGAGGTGGAGATGCCCAACCGCGCCCCGGTGAAGCTTCTCGCCGAGGTGCGCAACATCTCCACCACCCCCAAGGGCCGCCGCTGTGGCATGTGGGTGTGTCCCATCAACGAGGAGCAAGGCGTGGCCTGGCGCGCCATGGTGGAGGAGCAGATCCACCCGCGCACCCGCACCTCCGGCGACTGGAACGACGCGGTGTGGGACATGTACGAGAAGTCCGGGTACTTCCGGCTCTCGGGCAAGGATCCGACGAAGTTCGACGCCTTCAAGCGCGAGTTCTACGAGACGCAGAACAAGCTGGTGGGCCGCCCGCGCCTGGGCTTCCGCATCGTCAAGCCCCTGGATGGCTCCAAGGTGGAGGCCTCCATCTCGGTGGCCAAGCCCTACGGCACCAGCTGGATGACGCACATGGTGGCGCGCCAGCACCCGACCGGGCCCGAGGGCAAGAAGGCCTCGGCGCGCGAGGCGCTGCGCGACATCTACCTGCGGGGCTACGAGCCGGCGCAGCTCGACCCGGAGGTGAAGTGGTTCTTCGGGTACTTCGAGGCGCGCGTGCGCTGGTCGCGCTACGCGATGTTCGACTTCGCCCAGTGGTACGAGCACACCGGGCAGTCGGCCGCCATCGACTTCCGGCTGATGGAAGGCGAGACGGACCGCGAGTGGGGCCCCATCCCGGACGGTGTGGACGTCGGCGCGCCCACGCAGGACGAGCTGGCGGTGTTCTTCAAGCACGTGGAGCAGACCAAGCCCCTGGCGTTCCGCGAGGCGCTGGACCTGGTGCCCGAGCGCTTCGACATGCAGGCCACGCGCGCGCTGTGGGACAGCGCCAAGCTGTCGCGTGAGCGCGAGGTATTCGTCGCGCGCATCGACGGCAAGCCGGTGGCGGTTGGCATCGCCGAGACGGCCACCCCGGGCTTCAACCTGTTCCAGATCCTCGACAGCGTGCGCATCATCCCGCTCATCGAGGACACGCGGCCCGAGGCCCAGCAGGGCATGTTCGGGTTGCTCACGCGCGCCGCCCAGTGGTTCCGCGAGCGCAACCGCCGCCTCTTCATCCACTACGTGGAGTGCACCAACGTGGAGTACGCCGAGCGCGCCGCGCTGGCGGACCTGGGCGAGGGCGTGCTGTGGATCATCTCCTCCGGGCTGCTGCCGGAGTTCCTCGAGCACCTGTGCGAGGCCACCACGCCGCGCGCGGAGTAGGGCCCTTTCCCGCGAGCCTCAGCGGGCTGGGGTGCGGACCTCGTCGAGCAGGCTGAGGTCGACCAACCCCGAGATGTCATCGCTGGTGAGGTAGTTGAGCGCCCGGGCATGTTGAGCCGCGGTGGCCAGGGCGGCCTCGCCGGGCTCCAGCGCGGGCTCCAGCCGGGAGAAGGCGGCCTGCAGCAGCTCCGGAGCCAAGGGTTTGCGGGTGAGCTGGCCGAAGGCGGTGTTGACCGCGTTCTGGAAGCCTTGCGGATCCGTGCGCCAGCGCTCGGTCAGCCGCACGTGCGCGCGCAGCAGGGCCATCAGCTGGGGCCTGCGCGTCTCCAGCACGCGCTTCGTCGTCACCACCACGGTGGTGGGGAAGCGGCGATCCGGCCACAGGTCCCGCTCATCCACCAGGATGTGTCCTCCTCCCTCGGCCACCATGCGCGAGCCCCAGGGCTCGGGCACCCAGGCGCCCTCGATTCCACCTTGGAGGTACTGGCCGAGGATGTCCGGGTTGCTCAGGGGGATGATCTGCACATCCCCGGGGACGCCGGTGGAGGCCTGGAGGCCCTGCTGCTTCAGCCAGTACCGGAGCGAGATGTCCTGCGTGTTGCCGAGCTGAGGGGACGCCAGCTTCTTGCCCTTGAGCTCGGCGGCGGACTTGGCCGTCCGGGTGACGAGCACCGCGCCGCCATCCACCGCGCCGGCGATGATGCGCAGCTCCCGGCCCGCCTTGAGGAACGTGTTGATGGCCGGACCGGTGCCCACGTAGGAGACGTCCAGGGAGCCGGCCACCAGGGCCTCCATGGCGGCGGGCCCCGCGTTGAACTGCTTCACCTCCAAGGGCCCCATGCCCGGCTCGGCGGCGAAGGTGCCCTCCGCGTGGCCCACGAGCGCTTGGGCATGGGTGATGTTGGGAAAGAAGCCCAGGCGCAGCGGGGCGTCCGCACCGGCCTTCTTGCAGCTGAGCCCGGCGGTGGCGAAGAGGGCCAGGAGGCCCACGAGACTGCGGGAGCGGAGCGCGTGCATTCATGAGCACATGAACTTGCCGGGGGCGGAAGGCAACGCCCTCGAAGGCATGGCGTCCGCCAGCTCACAGCAAGGGTTGCAGGCCCCAGCGCCGCCGCACCCGCGTCTCCACGGTCTGGAACACGACGCGGTCCACGAGGATGCCCAGGGCGATGATGGCCAGCATCACCGCCATCACCTGGGGCACGTCCATGAGCTCCCGGCCCAGCGTGAGCAACTGCCCCAACCCCCCGGAGACGAAGAGCAGCTCGCCGGCCAGCAGGGCGCGCCAGGCGAAGCTCCACCCCAGCTTCAGCCCGGTGACGATGCCGGGCAGGGCCGCGGGCAGCAGCACGCCAAAAGCGAAGCGTGCCCCGCGCGCCCCCAGCGTGTGGGCCACGCGGATGAGCTGGGGATCGATGCTCCTCACCCCGTCCTCGACGGCGATGGCGATGGCGAGCACGCTGCCCATCACCACCACGAAGAGGATGGCCGAGTCATTGAGGCCAAACCACAGCAGCGCCAGCGGCAACCAGCAG
Protein-coding sequences here:
- a CDS encoding serine/threonine-protein kinase, producing the protein MAGSTLPLTPDAFSGRKLGKYEVLCRLSTGGMAEIFLASQRGLAGFRKLVVLKQILPDIKGEEEFVRMFLDEAKVTAAFNHPHIAQVFDLDVAEGELFLALEFVPGATLVEVAKACRLAQQAIPMGLSLASARDTALALHYAHTFTDPLGRPSPVVHRDVAEKNIMVTYEGVTKLLDFGIAKSLARRGRTQVGMVKGTSGYMSPEQLLGEPLDARSDLFSLGVVLHECLTGLRLFHAKTPEAGAGAVLHGQVPPPSRANKAVPPELDAIVLKALARRREDRYATTLEFARALERAVGPLIWHPEQIGELMQRLFSERREQTRQLLMSGQDLSGDTTGEVHLSQIFALPSIPEPPVPSGLPQITPALPSPPRMASASALTLPAATRPSMSEETQVASQSPAQETQVRPPSPPSPRRPTQGALPSVTAPEAPARRRTNGALPSVTAPEASRRSTPEPVAPRRPAPPAPSPEPTPPPTEETLRKGPPSRPRSASSERVPRASGNFQARPSPSRPSAPPVEEESNTEELVTRPHQVLPMMGGDEPTADTNETLIPDEEDANAATSSYAGVGSKRKGRWGLIAGGALLLLVGGGLAVAVALGWEVHPLEAFWAEEAHPPRGLLEPLKPMAKPAAEPAPAQPPPAEPPVAPAPEALGVAPKPPPAAPSPAAPLPSEAQGSAPTAPSPDSAPEDSPADEEEAAKPSGLPPAQETPRPSKQRTRKETKTAAQPAPAPADTGMGWLTLVTDPYAKVYLGKRFLGETPFFNLDFQSGRHSLRLVHPNGKNLRLAVEVKRGETSSVRVNLDQLAPD
- a CDS encoding ABC transporter permease, producing MKRWGQKLGVLVLLLGVWELLARSGLWSPHLFPGPVTVARSLSHLVASGQLGTAVLRSLGRLGRAYVVSVGIGVPLGLAIARLAFFREAVKPVVMGLQALPSICWLPLALLWFGLNDSAILFVVVMGSVLAIAIAVEDGVRSIDPQLIRVAHTLGARGARFAFGVLLPAALPGIVTGLKLGWSFAWRALLAGELLFVSGGLGQLLTLGRELMDVPQVMAVMLAIIALGILVDRVVFQTVETRVRRRWGLQPLL
- a CDS encoding ABC transporter substrate-binding protein — translated: MHALRSRSLVGLLALFATAGLSCKKAGADAPLRLGFFPNITHAQALVGHAEGTFAAEPGMGPLEVKQFNAGPAAMEALVAGSLDVSYVGTGPAINTFLKAGRELRIIAGAVDGGAVLVTRTAKSAAELKGKKLASPQLGNTQDISLRYWLKQQGLQASTGVPGDVQIIPLSNPDILGQYLQGGIEGAWVPEPWGSRMVAEGGGHILVDERDLWPDRRFPTTVVVTTKRVLETRRPQLMALLRAHVRLTERWRTDPQGFQNAVNTAFGQLTRKPLAPELLQAAFSRLEPALEPGEAALATAAQHARALNYLTSDDISGLVDLSLLDEVRTPAR
- a CDS encoding head GIN domain-containing protein, with the protein product MKSLHAALLLPSLCLSFSAFAQEQTREVDDFQGVSVSSGIKARVSVGPKSVRISGDEDAVARVRTTVDDGNLVVTMAKGRGGGVLLTLSSPSVTHLEASSGASVEAHLAATPTFTIEASGGGEVSVDGLDSAKVEVEASGGAEVTLKGRADVLQVEASGGSEVHGQALRLKALEAEASGGTRVKANPTDRVEAEASGGSSIHVETQPSQRHVSTSGGSKVVFPRP